The following proteins are encoded in a genomic region of Xenopus laevis strain J_2021 chromosome 3L, Xenopus_laevis_v10.1, whole genome shotgun sequence:
- the LOC121401511 gene encoding chloride anion exchanger-like, translating into MIEHRGSNYLADRPVYSEKTFAASHPKLSRHHKTFIDHFKEYFRCTPEKAKGILFTFIPILSWLPAYNFRQWLISDLISGISTGTVAVLQGLAFALLVNISPAYGLYSAFFPVLTYFILGTSKHISVGPFPVLSLMVGTAVMRLVPNDAGVNGTAPFIHNMTIEEQRVIVAGSITVLAGIFQLALGLLKVGFIVIYLSDPLISGFTTAAAVQVGVSQFKFIFGLKIENFSGPLAMFYTLEDIFKKITKTNICDLVTSIIIMGVVFLVKEVNDRFKAKIPIPIPIELIMTVIATGISYGCDFSGRYGIQIIGKLEEGYLPPITPNTRVFQECIADGFAIGIVAFAVGFSVAKVYSIKHDYLINGNQELVAFGISNIFCGCFRGFAVSTSLSRSAVQESTGGKSQIAGVLSALIAMIVTLAIGFLLRTLPKSVLGALVLINLKGMLMQFSEIPNLWRKDKYDCSVWIVTFIAAVLLGLDYGLAAGVGYELLTVVFRTQFPNCTVIANIGKSDIYKNRKDYTNIYEPEGTVIFRCPSPIFFANSAFFKEKVSAAVGFNPLRILRKRNKALRKINALLKKGVLQVSPKGLICTSYEYYASDDEFDNNKVEELYNPIHPNDLPFHIDWNADLPNDIVVPKVDIHSLILDFGAVSFIDVSGMKSLKSALKEYIRIDVDVYIANADSDLLDKLENCGFLDDEIQKSMFFLTVHDAVLYSVAKKGTKYPYDVHSAKGSNYYTYINGYTDDSLRNRPITMPSETKF; encoded by the exons ATGATTGAGCACAGGGGAAGCAATTACCTTGCGGACAGACCAGTATATTCAGAAAAAACATTTGCCGCAAGTCACCCAAAACTCTCCAGACATCACAAAACATTTATCGATCACTTTAAGGAATATTTCAG ATGCACCCCTGAAAAAGCCAAAGGAATCCTTTTTACTTTCATTCCTATTTTATCATGGCTACCAGCGTATAACTTCAGACAATGGCTTATAAGTGACTTGATTTCTGGTATAAGCACTGGGACAGTGGCAGTTTTACAAG GCTTGGCATTTGCTCTACTGGTGAACATTTCTCCTGCATATGGACTTTATTCAGCTTTTTTCCCGGTCCTAACTTACTTTATATTGGGAACTTCCAAGCATATATCAGTTG GCCCCTTTCCTGTGCTGAGCTTGATGGTAGGTACGGCTGTAATGAGACTAGTGCCTAATGATGCCGGTGTAAATGGCACTGCACCCTTTATTCATAACATGACAATTGAAGAGCAAAGAGTCATTGTTGCCGGTTCAATCACAGTGCTTGCAGGTATTTTTCAG TTGGCTCTAGGATTACTGAAAGTTGGCTTCATTGTGATATATTTATCAGATCCACTTATAAGTGGCTTTACCACTGCTGCTGCTGTCCAAGTGGGCGTGTCTCAGTTCAAATTCATATTTGGACTTAAAATTGAAAACTTCAGTGGTCCCCTGGCAATGTTTTAT ACTCTGGAagacatctttaaaaaaattactaaaaCAAACATATGTGATTTGGTGACATCAATTATTATAATGGGCgtggtttttttggtcaaagaagtAAATGATCGTTTCAAGGCCAAGATACCAATTCCAATCCCAATTGAACTTATAATG acagTAATAGCAACAGGGATTTCATATGGCTGTGACTTCAGTGGAAGATATGGTATACAGATTATTGGAAAATTAGAAGAAGG ATATCTACCTCCAATAACACCAAATACCAGAGTATTTCAAGAATGTATAGCAGATGGGTTTGCAATAGGAATTGTGGCATTTGCAGTGGGGTTCTCTGTAGCCAAAGTTTATTCAATCAAACATGACTACCTCATTAATGGCAACCAG GAACTAGTGGCATTTGGAATTAGTAACATATTTTGTGGATGTTTCCGAGGCTTTGCTGTTAGTACATCCTTATCACGATCAGCTGTTCAGGAGAGCACAGGAGGCAAATCCCAG attgCTGGAGTTCTGTCAGCTCTGATTGCAATGATTGTAACTTTAGCTATTGGATTCCTCTTGAGAACTTTACCAAAG TCTGTGCTTGGAGCTCTGGTGcttattaatttaaagggaatgctgaTGCAGTTTTCAGAAATTCCCAATTTGTGGCGGAAGGATAAATACGATTGT TCAGTATGGATTGTGACCTTCATCGCTGCAGTTCTTCTTGGGCTTGATTATGGACTAGCAGCTGGAGTAGGATATGAGTTGTTAACTGTAGTGTTCCGCACACAATT CCCAAATTGCACAGTCATTGCCAATATTGGAAAAAGCGACATTTACAAAAACCGAAAGGACTATACAAAT ATCTATGAACCAGAAGGCACAGTAATCTTCAGATGTCCTTCTCCTATCTTTTTTGCTAATTCTGCTTTCTTTAAAGAGAAGGTCTCTGCTGCT GTTGGATTTAATCCACTGAGAATTTTACGCAAGAGAAATAAGGCCCTGCGAAAAATCAATGCATTACTAAAAAAAGGAGTTCTGCAAGTCTCACCG AAAGGTTTAATCTGTACCTCATATGAATACTATGCCTCCGATGATGAATTTGATAACAACAAAGTTGAAGAGCTATACAATCCCATTCATCCTAATGACCTTCCATTTCATATAGACTGGAATGCAGATCTCCCAAATGATATTGTGGTCCCAAAGGTTGACATTCACAGTTTAATTCTTGACTTTGGAGCAGTGTCATTTATTGATGTGTCCGGGATGAAAAGCTTGAAATCA GCACTGAAAGAATATATCAGAATTGATGTTGATGTATACATAGCCAATGCAGACA GTGACCTCCTGGATAAACTAGAAAATTGTGGATTTCTTGATGATGAAATTCAGAAATCAATGTTCTTTCTCACTGTCCATGATGCTGTGTTATACAGTGTAgcaaaaaaaggcacaaaatatCCTTATGATGTACATTCTGCAAAG GGGTCCAATTATTACACATACATAAATGGGTATACAGATGACAGTCTGCGCAACAGACCAATCACT ATGCCAAGTGAAACCAAGTTTTAA